The DNA sequence CACAGCCGCTCTCCGCCCCGGCGAGGTACCGGAACCGGCCATGGCCTCCGCTGTACCCGCCGGGGAGCCCGCAGCGGCCGTCTCAGCGCCCTCCGGAGCACGGCCCGCGGCCGCGCAAGGGACGAAAGCCCCGGATTCCCCTGTGCTGTTCGCCGACGACGCGGACACCCCCGCCCCGCCTGTCGCTCGAAGCGTGCTCGACGGACTCGACCCCGAACAGCGCGCCGCCGCGGCGGCCCCCGCCGGCCCGCTGCTGGTGGTGGCCGGTCCGGGTACCGGCAAGACCCGCACGCTGACCCGGCGCATCGCGCATCTCGTCGCCGATTGCGGTGTTCCCGCCGCGAGCTTCCTGGCGATCACCTTCACCCGGCGCGCCGCCGAAGAGCTGACCGAGCGCCTCGGCGGCCTGCTGGGCGAGGCCGCGGGCGGCATCACAGTCGCCACCTTCCACCGCCTCGGTCTGCTCATCCTGCGCGAGCAGCACGAGCGGGCGGGACTCTCCCCCGGCTTCGGCATCGCCGACACCGCCCGGCAGCTGGAGGTCGCCGCCGCGGCCGCGGGCTCCGAGCAGGAGGGCAAGCGGCTGCTGGCACGCCGCGACGCCGGCGAACCGGCCGAGGAGGACGCCGGCTACGAGCGCCGACTGCGCGAACTCGACCTGGTGGATTTCGCCGACCTCGTCTCGCTGCCGGTGCGCCTGCTGGAGGCCGACGACGAACTGGCCGCCGCCTACCGGGAGCGCTGGAGCCGCATCAGCGTCGACGAGTACCAGGACGTGGACGAGTGGCAGTACGCGCTGCTGCGCCTGCTGACCGGCCCGGACGGCGACATCACCGCCATCGGCGACCCCGATCAGGCCGTCTACGGGTTCCGCGGTGCCGACGTCGGCTTCTTCCTGCGCTTCACCACCGACTTCACGGACGCCGCCACCGTCCGGCTGAGCCGCAACTACCGCTCCAACGCCGCCATCGTGGACGCGGCCGTGCAGGCGATCGCACCGGCCTCCCTGGTGCCCGGACGCGAACTGCGGGCCGTCGGCGACTTCACGGACCCGCCGCGCATCGGTATGCACGTCGCCGCCGACGAACGGGCCGAGGCCGCGTTCGTGGCCCGCTCGGTCGACCGGCTGCTGGGCGGGACGTCCTGGCACTCGCTGGACAGCGGCCGGGTCACCGGCGACGGCGACGGCGGCCTCTCCTTCAGCGACTTCTGCGTGCTCTACCGCACCGACGCGCAGAGCGAGGCCGTCATGCGGGCGTTCAACACCGCCGGCGTCCCCTACCAGAAGCGCTCGCACGACCGCCTGCTGGCGCGGCCCGGGGTGCGGATGCTCGCCGACGAGCTGGTGCACCACGCGCAGGGGCCGCTCCCCGAGCGCGTCCGCTCGGCGGTGGAGCTGCTGTGCGAGCGCCACTCCGCCGACGAGGAGAGATGCGCCGACCTGCGCACCGCGGGTGAACTGGTGCTGCCGCTGGCCGCCGAGTGCGGCGCGGACCTGGCGGAGTTCCTGTCGGCGCTGGCCATGGGCGCCGAGGTCGACGCCCTCGACCCGCGCGCCGACCGCGTCGCGCTGCTGACGCTGCACGCGGCCAAGGGCCTGGAGTTCCCGGTGGTGTTCCTGGTGGGCTGCGACGACGGACTGCTGCCCTTCCGGCTGCCCGGCGCGGCCCCCGACGGCGGCGCCGAGGCCGAGGAGCGCCGACTGTTCTTCGTCGGCCTGACCCGGGCCCAGCACCGGCTCTACCTGTCGCGGGCGCGGCGTCGCACACGGCGCGGTGCGGCCGCCGACACCGCGCCTTCGGCGTTCCTGGACGCGATCGACGCGGGCTTGACCATGCCGGTCGACGAGGAGTCGGCGGCGCGCAAGCGGCCCCGGGACCGCCAGATGCGGCTGCTTTGACCTCCTCCCCCAGCCGAAGTCGGGGGTTCCGCCCCACGCTGGGTGGTGCCCCTCCGGCGTCAGTGCGTACGCGGAGTGCCGGGCTCGTCGAGGTACACCAGCATGCGGGTGTTGCCCAGGGTGTTGGGCTTCACCCGCTCCAGGTCCAGGAACTCGGCCACGCCTTCGTCGTAGGAGCGCAGCAGCTCCTCGTAGACCCGTGCGGAGACGGGCGCGCCCTGGATCGGCTGGAAGCCGTGACGGGCGAAGAACTCGGTCTCGAAGGTCAGGCAGAAGACGCGGCGCACGCCCAACTCGCGGGCGCGGTCCAGCAGCGCGGAGACGACGGCGTGGCCCACGCCGCGGCCCTGTGCGGCGGGATCGACGACGACGGTGCGGACCTCGGCCAGGTCCTCCCAGAGGACGTGCAGCGCACCGCAGCCGATCACACTGCGTTCGAAGGGCTCGCCCCACTCGGCGACGCAGAACTCCTGCACGTCCTCGTAGAGGTTGACGGTGCTCTTGCCGAGTACGCGGCGCTCGCCACTGAAGGAGTCGACGAGGCGCCGGATGTGGGCGACGTCGCGGGTGCGGGCGCGGCGGACGGTTACCTGGGTGGCGGCCATAACCGCATCAGGTTACTCGTCCGCAGCGCCGCACGGCGACGAAGCGGGGCCACCGCCCCGTCCGGGGGAGAACAGGGCGGCGCGCCACCGCGGAACCGGGTGTTTCAGGGGTTCGTTCAGCCGGATCGAGCAGTCGGGGGATCGGTTCTTCGGGCTAGATCAACTGCTTGCGGGCAGCCCAGACGACCGCCTCGATGGGGGTGTTGACTCCCAGCTCGTCGCAGATGCCGCGGAGGCGGCGCCGCAGTGTGCGCGCGCTCAGCTCCAGGCGGCGTGCGGCGACGTCGGTCGTCACACCGGTGGCGATCTCGGCGAGCAATTGGAGTTCGTCGTCGCTCAGACTGACCGGAAGGTGCTTTCCACCCTCGGGGACCGGTACGGGCGCCGGCACGATGCTTTCGCGCATCAGCGGGGCACCGGGCTCGTTCGCTGCACGACGTACGAGTGTGGCCTGTTCCACTCCGTCCTCCCTCATCCGTGGTGAGTGCGGAACATCAACTCGTCACCGCAGAGGTCCTGCGACGGCCGGAGGCACGCTGCCTCTGGGCACACGTACGCCGACGTTCCCCGGTACCCACCCCTCTGCCCCGGTGCGAGGCGCCTCTCTGGCACAGAGGCGCACGCCCGGCGAGCGGGGGGCGCGCGGTCCCGGTCGGCGCGATCTGGGACGGACAGATCGCGCGTGGGCGCACACGGCCAAGGATGGACGGACCCGGTGGAACCGTGCCCAGCCACCCTCACTCACCGTCATGCCGATCCACTACGGCAAACCCGCGGAGGAATACTCCGCTTGCCTCGAAACGCTAGGCGGATCCCAACTGCCCGTCAAGGTCGAATTGACTACGATGTGTGACATTACGATCATGACTGGTCACGGTAGATGCGGGTGAGAAAACCTCGCACAAGAGACTGACCTGCGAAAAGAACCTTCGGGGGCCACCTCGGGCCACCCCCTGGGCCGGGCGCGCGGGATCCGCTGCGTGACCTGCCATACAGTGGCTGTGACCTGCGAATACACGGAATCGGCGAACATCACGATCCCGCAACGAGATCGGCTCGGTCGGCGCCCGGCGAGGCGCCGGGCGCCGACCCCTCACTCCGGCTTGACGAGCGGGAAGAGGATGGTCTCGCGGATGTTGCGCCCGGTAAGCGCCATGAGCAACCGGTCGACACCCACGCCGACGCCTCCCGTGGGCGGCATACCGTACTCCAGCGCCCGCAGGAAGTCCTCGTCGAGCTGCATCGCCTCGGGGTCACCGCCCGCGGCCATCAGCGACTGCTCTGTCAGCCGCCGGCGCTGCTCGACGGGGTCGACCAGCTCGGAGTAGCCGGTGCCCAGCTCCATCCCGAACCCGATGAGGTCCCACTTCTCGGTGAGCAGCGGGTCGTCGCGGTGCTGGCGCGTCAGCGGACTGGTCTCGACGGGGAAGTCTCGCACGAAGGTGGGCTGCTGCAGGGTGTGCTCGACCAGCTCCTCGAAGAGGTGCTCGACCAGTTTGCCCTGGCCCCACTCCGGGCTCCACTCCACCTCGCGGGTGTCGGCGACCTTGCGCACCGACTCCAGCGGCGTGCGCGGGGTGACCTCCTCGCCGACCGCCTCGGAGACCGCGTCGTAGAGGCGCACGGACGGCCACTCGCCACTGAGGTCGTACTCCCGGCCGTCGCGCTCGACGAGGGTGGTGCCGAAGGCCGCGTGCACCGCCTCCTGCAGCAGGCCGCGGGTAAGCCCGGCCATCACGTCGTAGTCGGCGTAGGCCTGGTAGAACTCCAGCATCGTGAACTCGGGGTTGTGCGTGGAGTCCGCGCCCTCGTTGCGGAAGTTCCGGTTGATCTCGAAGACCTTCTCCATGCCGCCCACCACGAGCCGCTTCAGGTACAGCTCGGGAGCGATGCGCAGGTACAGGTCGAGGTCGTAGGCGTTGATGTGCGTGGTGAAGGGCCGCGCGGTCGCGCCCCCGTGCACCGGCTGCAGCATCGGGGTCTCGACCTCGGTGTAGCCGCGGCCGTTGAGGCCGTCGCGCAGCGCGCGGATGGCCGCCGACCGGCTGCCCACCATCTGGCGGATCTCGGGGTTGACGATCAAGTCGACGTAGCGCCGGCGGACCCGTGCCTCGGGGTCGGTGAGGCCCTTGTGCTTCTCCGGCAGCGGCCGCAGGCACTTGGCCGTCAACTTCCAGGAGTCGACCATCACCGACAGCTCACCGCGGCGCGACGTGATGACCTCGCCCTCGACGCCGACGTGATCGCCGAGGTCGATGTCGCTCTTCCACGCCGCCAGCGAGTCGGGGCCGAGCTTGTCCAGCGACAGCATGATCTGCAGGTCGCCGGTGGCGTCGCGCAGGGTCGCGAAGCAGAGCTTGCCGCCGGTGCGGTAGAGCATGACGCGCCCGGCGATGCCGACGCGCTCGCCGGTGGCCGAATCGGGCGCGAGCTCCCCGTGTTTCTCCCTGACCGGGCCGATCGAGGCTGTCCGGGGGAACCCGAGCGGGAAGGGGTCGATGCCCTCCGCGCGCAGGCGGTCCAGCTTCTCGCGCCGGACCCGCATCTGTTCGGGCAGGTCGTCGTACGATTCGTCCAGTCCTTCGCTCACGGTGTGAATCCTATCGGCCGCATCCGGGTGTCCCCGACGCAGTGCCCCGGGCCCGGCGCGCTCAGGAGTTGCGCTCGTAGACCAGGCGCAGGCCGATGAGGGTGAGCCAGGGCTCGTGCGCGTCGACCGTCTCGCACTCGTCGACCACCATCGGCGCCAGGCCGCCGGTGGCCACCACCGTCACGTCGTCCACATCGTCGGTGAGCTCCTGGGCCATGCGGTCCACGATGCCGTCCACCTGGCCGGCGAAGCCGTAGACGATGCCCGAGCGCAGCGCCTCGGTGGTGTTCTTGGCGACGACCGAACGCGGCTTGACCAGCTCCACCATGTGCAGTTGGGCGCCGCGGCGCGACAGCGCCTCCACCGAGATGTCGATGCCGGGCGCGATCGCCCCGCCCACGTACTCGCCCTTGGCGCTGACGGCGTCGAAGGTGGTCGCGGTCCCGAAGTCCACCACGACCGCCGGACCGCCGTACTGCTGCACCGCCGCGAGCGCGTTGACGATGCGGTCGCTGCCGACCTCCTTGGGGTTGTCCATGCGGACGGGGACGCCGGTCTTCACCCCCGGCTCGACGATGACGGCGGGCACGTCGCCGAAGTGGCGGCGGAACATCTCCCGCATCTCGTGCTGGACGTTGGGCACCGAGCAGCACAGCGAGATCCCGTTGACCTGGCCGCTGCCGATGAGGGAACTGCCCCCGATGAGGCCGTGCAGGACCACCGCCCACTCGTCGGCCGTGCGCCGCGCCTCGGTGGAGACCCGCCAGTGTTCGACGAGCGTCTCGCCGTCGAAGAGCCCGAGAACCGTGTGCGAGTTGCCGACGTCGATCGCGAGGAGCATCTGGGGCCTCTCCTGGTGAGTTGTGGAGGATCTCAGCGAATGTCCCGAAGATCGAGCGCGATGTCCAGGGCCGGGCTGGAATGCGTCAGAGCGCCCACCGCGAGGTAGTCGACCCCGGTGGCGGCGACAGCCGCGGCGTCGGCCAGCCGCAGCCCGCCGCTGGACTCCAGCCGCGCCCGACCGTCCACCAGCCCGACCGCCTCGCGCAGCTGCTCGACGGTGAAGTTGTCCAGCAGGATCTCCTCGGCGCCGGCGGCGATGGCGGACTCGATCTGGTCGATCCGGTCGACCTCGACCTCCAAGGGGATTCCGGGAAAGGCGGAGCGCACCGCGCGGACGGCCGCGGCGACCCCGCCGGCGGCCAGCACGTGGTTGTCCTTGATCAGCGCCGCGTCCGCCAGACCGAAGCGGTGGTTGACCCCGCCGCCGCACCGAACGGCGTACTTCTCCAGCGCCCGCAGGCCCGGACGGGTCTTGCGGCTGTCGCGCACGCGCGCCCCGGTGCCCGCGGCGGCCGCGACCCAGTCAGCCGTCGCGGTGGCGATTCCGGACAGGTGGGTGAGGATGTTCAGGGCAGTCCGCTCGGCGGTGAGGAGGTCGCGGGTGCGGGCGGTGACGCTCATCAGCACGTCCCCGCGCGCCACCCGGTCACCGTCGGCGGCGTGCCGTTCGACCTCCACGACGCCGCCGGTGACCGCGGCGAAGACGAGTTCGGCGACGGGCAGCCCGGCCAGCACGCCCTCGGCCCGCGCCACCACGTCCGCGGTGCGGATCTGGGCCGCCGGGATGGTGGCGGCGGTGGTGACGTCGGCGCCCTGCCCGCCGAGCGGGCCGGGCAGGCTGAGGTCCTCCCGCAGCGCCGTGCGCACCCGGTCCACCACCCCGGCGGCGCCCCCGCCGTGGTGGCCGCCGGAGCGGGCGAGTTCCTCCAGTTCGGCGCCGAGTGGGCCGGTCAGCGGGTCCGGATCGGTCTCCTCCAGCCGGTGCCGCCCGCCGAGCTCTACGCGGACGTTCAGCCGGGCGGGCCCGAAAGGCGCCGGGGCCGCGGCTGCCGCGGCGGCGTCGGCACGCACCCGCAGCAGCGCGGCGTGCACCAGGGTGGCCGCGACCGTGAGCAGGTTGGTCGCCTCCCAGGCGGAGGTGCCGGGCACGGCTTCGTCGTTGGCGGGGTCGGCGGCGACCTCGGCCAGTTCACCGAGCGCGGCGCGCAGTCCCTCCTCATCGCGCACCACACCGGCGCAGCGCGACATCACCGCGCGGATACGGGCGACGGCCGCGGGCGCGACGAGCCCGCTCGGGCCCGCGCCGCCCGCCTCCGCCGGCGGCAGCGCGGGCCGCTTGCCGCCTTCGGCGCCCGCGCGCTCGGCCAGATCCTCCGCGGCGCGATGGGCGAACACGACGCTCTCCAGCAGCGAGTTGGACGCCAGCCGGTTGGCGCCGTGCACGCCGGTACGGGCCACCTCGCCGACCGCGTAGAGGCCGCCGACTCCGGTGCGCCCCCGCAGGTCGGTGCGCAGCCCGCCGGAGGCGTAGTGGGCGGCGGGCGCCACCGGCACCGGCTCGGTCACCGGGTCGACGCCGTGCTTGCGGCAGGCGGCGAGGATCGTGGGGAAGCGCTCCTCCCACATCGCGGCGCCGAAGTGGCGGGCGTCCAGCAGCACGTGGTCGGCTGCGGTACGGGCCATGGCCTCGGCGATCCCCTGGGCGACCACGTCGCGGGGGGCGAGGTCGGCCAGCTCGTGGCGGTCGCGCATGAAGCGGTGCCCGGCGGTGTCGACGAGGAAGGCGCCCTCCCCGCGCACGGCCTCGGAGATGAGCGGCTGCTGGCCGCGCGCCCCGGCACCCAGCCACAGCACGGTGGGATGGAACTGCACGAACTCCAGGTCCTCGGCCGCGGCCCCGGCGCGCAGCCCCAGCGCGAGGCCGTCGCCGGTGGAGACCTCCGGATTGGTGGTCGAGGCGAAGACCTGGCCGATCCCCCCGGTGGCCAGCACGACCGCCGGCGCCCGCACCCGGCCCACACCGTCGCGCTCGCCCTCGCCGATGACGTGCACCGTGACACCGGCCGCCACCGGCGCCCCGCCCTCCTCGGCGGGGCCGCTCCGGAGCAGGTCCGGTGCGAAGGCGTGCTCGACCACCTCGATGCGGGGGTCGGCGGTCACCGCGTGGACGAGGGCGCGCTCGATCTCGGCGCCGGTGGCGTCGCCTCCGGCATGGGCGATGCGGCGGGCGCGGTGCCCGCCCTCCCGGCCCAGCTCCAGGCTGCCGTCGGCGGTGCGGTCGAAGGCCGTACCGCGTTCCACCAGCCAGCGCAGGGCCTGCGGCCCGGCGGTGACCAGCGCGCGCACGGCTTTCGGATCGCACAGCTCGCGCCCGGCCACGACCGTGTCGACCATGTGTGACAGCGGAGCGTCGGCGGGATCGGTGACCGCGGCGATACCGCCCTGGGCCCAGCGGGTCGAGCCGGTGGACAGCAGGTCCTTGGTGACCAGTACGACCCGGCCCTGCGGCGCCAGCTCGGTGTAGCGCAGGGCCGTGCTCAAACCGGCGATCCCGGAGCCGACGACGACGACGTCGCAGGCGGTCGTCCACCCCGGCGCGGGTGCGGTCAGCCTGCGCGGCAGGTCGGGGGGCGTGTCCGACACCGCGGATCCTCCTTCGTCCCGGTGCCGCCGCCCGCGAGGCGGCTCACAGGGTGAGCGGCACGTTGTCGATCAGCCGCGTCTGCCCGACACGCGCCGCCACGAGCAGGACGGCGTCACCGCGGAAGTCGTTGGGGACCTCCGCGAAGGTGTGCGCGTCGACCAGGGACAGGTAGTCCACGGTGACCGGTGGGTCGCCCGCGGCGGCCTCGTCCAGGACGGCGCGGGCCGCACTGAGAATACCCACCGGCCCCGTGACCGAGGCGTCCGCCCCCGCCAGCAGGGACCGGGAGAGGGCGAGGGCGCTGCGCCGCTCCTTCGGAGAGAGGTAGGCGTTGCGGCTGGAGGAGGCGAGGTTGTCGGGGTCGCGCATGGTCGGGGCGGCGGTGACGGCGACCGGCATGTTGAGGTCGCGCGCCATGCGGCGCACCAGCGCGAGCTGCTGGGCGTCCTTCTGCCCGAACACGGCGACATCCGGGCGCACCAGGTTGAAGAGCTTGTTCACCACGGTCAGCACACCGCTGAAGAAACCGGGGCGGAACTCGCCCTCCAGCACCCGGCCCATGGCTCCCGGATCGACCCGCACGATCTGCTCGCCGGGGTACATGTCCTCGACCGAGGGAGCGAACACCAGGGAGGCGCCCTCCTCGGTGCACACCGCCAAGTCGGCGTCGAGGTCGCGGGGGTAACTCTCGTAGTCCTCACCGGGGCCGAACTGCAGTGGATTGACGAACACACTGACCACCAGCGCGTCGGCCTGCTCGCGGGCGGTGGACATCAGGGCGCGGTGCCCGCCGTGCAGAGCGCCCATGGTGGGCACCAGCGCGACCCGGCCTTCCAGGCGCGAACGCAGGACGGCCAGCTCCTCGGGGGTCCGGGCGACGGCGGGGGTGGTGCGGGAGGATTCGGCGGGGTCGATCATGGGGGAGTCTCCCAGGGTCCGGGGCAGTCGCTCACGCCTGGAGGACGTCCAGCAGGCGTTCGGCGTCGTGCGGCTTGAGCAGTCCGGCGTCCAGGGCGCGGTCGGCGGTCAGCCGGGCCAGAGCCACGTAGGCGGGCACGCTCTCGGGCGAGTGCCTGCGCAGCTCGGCGAGGTGGGCGGCCACGGTCGCGGTGTCGCCGCGCAGAACGGGGCCGCTGAGGCCGTCCATACCGAGCCGCAGGCCGTTGTCCAGCGCCGCGCCCAGCAGCGGGCCGAGCACCCGGGACGGGTGCTCCACGCCCGCGGAGCGCAGCAGCTCCGCACTTTCGGCAACCAGGGTGACCAGGTGGTTCGCGCCTCCGGCCAGGGCCGTGTGGTAGAGCGTGCGGTGCTCCTCGGCGATCCACACGGGTTCGGCGCCCATCTCGACGACGAGCGCCTCGGCGATGGGCCGCAGCGTCTCCGGCGCGGTGACGCCGAACGAGCAGCTCGCCAGGCGGTCGACGTCCTCGTCGCGGCCGGTGAAGGTCATCACCGGATGCAAAGCGAGAGGCAGCGCCCCGGCCGCGGTGGCGGGTGCGAGCGCGTGGTAGCCGTGGCTGCCGCTGGTGTGGACCAGGAACGTGCCGTTCACGTCGCCGCCGGTCTCGACGAGGCCGCGCACGAGCGGTTCGAGGGCGTCGTCGGGGACGGTGAGCAGCGCGAGATCGGCGGCGGCGACGACTTCGGCGGGGTCGGCGATGCGCGCCGAGGGCAGCCGCCGGGCGGCCCGCTCACGCGAAGCCTCCGAGACCGCGGACGCGGCGACCACCTGGTGCCCGGCCCGTTCCAGCGCAGCCCCCAGCACCGAGCCGACCCGCCCGGCGCCGACGACGCCGACACGCAACCGGGCCGGCCGCTGCGTGTTCTCCGCCTGCTGCATCGCACCTCGTTCCAGTCCACCCGGGGTACCGGACATCTGCGCGGCCAGCTTACTTATGGCCGGAGGCGCCGCGTCCACACCACCCCGTGCGACAGTGGGGCGCGGCGGGTCCCACCTGTGGAATCGCCCGTAGAGGTGCGAACGGAGAGAGACGGCGCACAACACGAAGCGGCGCCGCCGGGGGCAGGCGGCGCCGGCTCCCCGCGCGCGGTGGCCTGCCGCGCACGGGGCGGGGGGCGGGAGGGTGCGCCGACCGGCCGTGTCGGGCGCACCGGCGGCTGAGGGCTACTGCGTGTTGATCATGATGCCGGAGTTGTAGCAGGCGCCGCCTGCGTTGCCGACCACCGCGACCGCGTTGCCGCAGCCGTTCACCGCGGTGTCGGCGTCGACGGCGGCCTGGTTGCCCGCCACGATGCCGCCGTTGCCGGCGCTGAGGACGTCGCCGTAGGCGGCGTAGGCGGGGGTGGCGCTGAACAGGATGCCCGCGGAGGCGGCGGCGACGGCACCGGCGGCGAGAGACTTCTTCAGCACGTGGCTTCCCTTCTTCGGACCGGTCAGGGGTCGACCGGCCCTCGGTGTTCGCTGATGCGTGAGCACCCGTCGTGCTCGACACCGGATGTAGCCCCCCGCCCACGCGCTCACACCTCCCACACCGGCGGTTATGTCGATGCGGATACACACAGGCACATTGGGTGAAACACTTTGTCCGGATATGGAATGACGTTCTCCACCTGGCGAGCACCCGGGTTCCGGCATGACGTGACCTGCGGCACACCCGTACCATCCGTTTCCGCCCACCGCGGAACCGGCGTTTCGGAACGAAGAGTTCCATGCCGGTTGCGGCCGGGCAGAACAGCCGACTCGGCCCGTCCACTCGGATCCCCTCCACCTGTAGCGGTTGCGGCGCGGCGGCTCGGGACGACCGGGCGGCCTTACCGGCCGGCGTTCTCAACCGCGCCTTGGCGCCGCCCCTCCCGCTCCCGGGACGATTCCCGGGCCGGTACGGCGCTGGAACGACGAAGCCGGCGCCGCCCCGCGGGGCGGCGCCGGCTCGCAGCGCTCAGGGTGTGCTCCCGCGGGCGGGAGCACGGGAGTTCCTGCCTACTCCCAGACCATCGCGCCGGACTTGTAGCAGGCGCCCCCGCCGTTGCCGAGGACGCCGATGCCGTTGCCGCAGACGTTGACCGGCACGTTCAGGTCGGCGACGACCTGGTTGCCGCCCAGGATCGAGCCGTTGCCCGAGGT is a window from the Streptomonospora litoralis genome containing:
- a CDS encoding amino-acid N-acetyltransferase produces the protein MAATQVTVRRARTRDVAHIRRLVDSFSGERRVLGKSTVNLYEDVQEFCVAEWGEPFERSVIGCGALHVLWEDLAEVRTVVVDPAAQGRGVGHAVVSALLDRARELGVRRVFCLTFETEFFARHGFQPIQGAPVSARVYEELLRSYDEGVAEFLDLERVKPNTLGNTRMLVYLDEPGTPRTH
- a CDS encoding LuxR C-terminal-related transcriptional regulator encodes the protein MRESIVPAPVPVPEGGKHLPVSLSDDELQLLAEIATGVTTDVAARRLELSARTLRRRLRGICDELGVNTPIEAVVWAARKQLI
- a CDS encoding L-aspartate oxidase — protein: MSDTPPDLPRRLTAPAPGWTTACDVVVVGSGIAGLSTALRYTELAPQGRVVLVTKDLLSTGSTRWAQGGIAAVTDPADAPLSHMVDTVVAGRELCDPKAVRALVTAGPQALRWLVERGTAFDRTADGSLELGREGGHRARRIAHAGGDATGAEIERALVHAVTADPRIEVVEHAFAPDLLRSGPAEEGGAPVAAGVTVHVIGEGERDGVGRVRAPAVVLATGGIGQVFASTTNPEVSTGDGLALGLRAGAAAEDLEFVQFHPTVLWLGAGARGQQPLISEAVRGEGAFLVDTAGHRFMRDRHELADLAPRDVVAQGIAEAMARTAADHVLLDARHFGAAMWEERFPTILAACRKHGVDPVTEPVPVAPAAHYASGGLRTDLRGRTGVGGLYAVGEVARTGVHGANRLASNSLLESVVFAHRAAEDLAERAGAEGGKRPALPPAEAGGAGPSGLVAPAAVARIRAVMSRCAGVVRDEEGLRAALGELAEVAADPANDEAVPGTSAWEATNLLTVAATLVHAALLRVRADAAAAAAAPAPFGPARLNVRVELGGRHRLEETDPDPLTGPLGAELEELARSGGHHGGGAAGVVDRVRTALREDLSLPGPLGGQGADVTTAATIPAAQIRTADVVARAEGVLAGLPVAELVFAAVTGGVVEVERHAADGDRVARGDVLMSVTARTRDLLTAERTALNILTHLSGIATATADWVAAAAGTGARVRDSRKTRPGLRALEKYAVRCGGGVNHRFGLADAALIKDNHVLAAGGVAAAVRAVRSAFPGIPLEVEVDRIDQIESAIAAGAEEILLDNFTVEQLREAVGLVDGRARLESSGGLRLADAAAVAATGVDYLAVGALTHSSPALDIALDLRDIR
- a CDS encoding type III pantothenate kinase, yielding MLLAIDVGNSHTVLGLFDGETLVEHWRVSTEARRTADEWAVVLHGLIGGSSLIGSGQVNGISLCCSVPNVQHEMREMFRRHFGDVPAVIVEPGVKTGVPVRMDNPKEVGSDRIVNALAAVQQYGGPAVVVDFGTATTFDAVSAKGEYVGGAIAPGIDISVEALSRRGAQLHMVELVKPRSVVAKNTTEALRSGIVYGFAGQVDGIVDRMAQELTDDVDDVTVVATGGLAPMVVDECETVDAHEPWLTLIGLRLVYERNS
- a CDS encoding Rossmann-like and DUF2520 domain-containing protein — protein: MQQAENTQRPARLRVGVVGAGRVGSVLGAALERAGHQVVAASAVSEASRERAARRLPSARIADPAEVVAAADLALLTVPDDALEPLVRGLVETGGDVNGTFLVHTSGSHGYHALAPATAAGALPLALHPVMTFTGRDEDVDRLASCSFGVTAPETLRPIAEALVVEMGAEPVWIAEEHRTLYHTALAGGANHLVTLVAESAELLRSAGVEHPSRVLGPLLGAALDNGLRLGMDGLSGPVLRGDTATVAAHLAELRRHSPESVPAYVALARLTADRALDAGLLKPHDAERLLDVLQA
- a CDS encoding chaplin family protein gives rise to the protein MLKKSLAAGAVAAASAGILFSATPAYAAYGDVLSAGNGGIVAGNQAAVDADTAVNGCGNAVAVVGNAGGACYNSGIMINTQ
- the lysX gene encoding bifunctional lysylphosphatidylglycerol synthetase/lysine--tRNA ligase LysX encodes the protein MSEGLDESYDDLPEQMRVRREKLDRLRAEGIDPFPLGFPRTASIGPVREKHGELAPDSATGERVGIAGRVMLYRTGGKLCFATLRDATGDLQIMLSLDKLGPDSLAAWKSDIDLGDHVGVEGEVITSRRGELSVMVDSWKLTAKCLRPLPEKHKGLTDPEARVRRRYVDLIVNPEIRQMVGSRSAAIRALRDGLNGRGYTEVETPMLQPVHGGATARPFTTHINAYDLDLYLRIAPELYLKRLVVGGMEKVFEINRNFRNEGADSTHNPEFTMLEFYQAYADYDVMAGLTRGLLQEAVHAAFGTTLVERDGREYDLSGEWPSVRLYDAVSEAVGEEVTPRTPLESVRKVADTREVEWSPEWGQGKLVEHLFEELVEHTLQQPTFVRDFPVETSPLTRQHRDDPLLTEKWDLIGFGMELGTGYSELVDPVEQRRRLTEQSLMAAGGDPEAMQLDEDFLRALEYGMPPTGGVGVGVDRLLMALTGRNIRETILFPLVKPE
- a CDS encoding UvrD-helicase domain-containing protein, whose amino-acid sequence is MEFHADLHIHSKYSRACSKDCDLEHLAWWAARKGIAVVGTGDFTHPAWREQLRSKLVPAEPGLFRLAPDIEAEVLRTLPPACRNPSRFMLSVEISTIYKRGERTRKVHHLLYAPTMEAAETITADLARIGNLASDGRPILGLDSRDLLEITLASDPGSYLVPAHVWTPWFAVLGSKSGFDAVADCYADLAEHIFAVETGLSSDPEMNWTVSSLDAYTQVSNSDAHSPPMLAREATRFDTALDYHAIRRALQTGDGFRGTVEFFPEEGKYHLDGHRKCGVRMEPHTTREHGGRCPVCAKPLTVGVSHRVHELADRPLGHRPVGAAGFTSLVPLPEVVSEIVGVGPKSKRVQGEVARLVGELGSELDILTSAPTDEVARVGGTLLGEAVTRLRAGAVVREGGYDGEYGTIRMFRPGEPTSAGSAPALFDAGELASPSAAPGPAPGRTARTGRGPRPPRAGSDGAGAEPGTAGAGDAQGDAPGNGHPDHGQAGGADDGEAEARTAALRPGEVPEPAMASAVPAGEPAAAVSAPSGARPAAAQGTKAPDSPVLFADDADTPAPPVARSVLDGLDPEQRAAAAAPAGPLLVVAGPGTGKTRTLTRRIAHLVADCGVPAASFLAITFTRRAAEELTERLGGLLGEAAGGITVATFHRLGLLILREQHERAGLSPGFGIADTARQLEVAAAAAGSEQEGKRLLARRDAGEPAEEDAGYERRLRELDLVDFADLVSLPVRLLEADDELAAAYRERWSRISVDEYQDVDEWQYALLRLLTGPDGDITAIGDPDQAVYGFRGADVGFFLRFTTDFTDAATVRLSRNYRSNAAIVDAAVQAIAPASLVPGRELRAVGDFTDPPRIGMHVAADERAEAAFVARSVDRLLGGTSWHSLDSGRVTGDGDGGLSFSDFCVLYRTDAQSEAVMRAFNTAGVPYQKRSHDRLLARPGVRMLADELVHHAQGPLPERVRSAVELLCERHSADEERCADLRTAGELVLPLAAECGADLAEFLSALAMGAEVDALDPRADRVALLTLHAAKGLEFPVVFLVGCDDGLLPFRLPGAAPDGGAEAEERRLFFVGLTRAQHRLYLSRARRRTRRGAAADTAPSAFLDAIDAGLTMPVDEESAARKRPRDRQMRLL
- the panC gene encoding pantoate--beta-alanine ligase, with amino-acid sequence MIDPAESSRTTPAVARTPEELAVLRSRLEGRVALVPTMGALHGGHRALMSTAREQADALVVSVFVNPLQFGPGEDYESYPRDLDADLAVCTEEGASLVFAPSVEDMYPGEQIVRVDPGAMGRVLEGEFRPGFFSGVLTVVNKLFNLVRPDVAVFGQKDAQQLALVRRMARDLNMPVAVTAAPTMRDPDNLASSSRNAYLSPKERRSALALSRSLLAGADASVTGPVGILSAARAVLDEAAAGDPPVTVDYLSLVDAHTFAEVPNDFRGDAVLLVAARVGQTRLIDNVPLTL